Proteins found in one Lachancea thermotolerans CBS 6340 chromosome C complete sequence genomic segment:
- the SEC65 gene encoding RNA-binding signal recognition particle subunit SEC65 (similar to uniprot|P29478 Saccharomyces cerevisiae YML105C SEC65 signal recognition particle subunit homologue of mammalian SRP19), whose amino-acid sequence MPKLEEIDDFDDIDNLEMDLAEIDPNLKTPVAPKIVPEIKRSQDDEPPLFPASGMQNSASTSAQPPVVQFTEEQKQQLKKFQILYPCYFDKNRSHKQGRRVPAQYAVENPLVQTLADAVSKLKVPCVLEADKCHPQDFGNPGRVRLFLKDEGQSTTPSLFQNKRMLMKLVGKFMQEHPTMLEKLKEIPLGPDAEGYEPRMVPKVKGFVMNEIVPIHSPFSMGHPMVKSIYDAPAPVAASEKPLKAPKNKYKVVRR is encoded by the coding sequence ATGCCCAAGCTGGAAGAGATAGATGACTTCGATGATATCGACAACCTGGAGATGGATCTCGCCGAGATCGACCCTAACTTGAAGACGCCCGTGGCGCCAAAAATCGTGCCAGAAATtaaaagaagccaagacGACGAGCCACCGCTATTTCCTGCGAGTGGGATGCAGAACAGCGCCTCGACTTCGGCGCAGCCCCCAGTAGTTCAATTCACGGAGGAGCAGAAAcaacagctcaagaagttccaAATTTTATATCCATGCTACTTTGACAAGAACAGATCGCACAAGCAGGGCAGAAGAGTGCCGGCGCAATACGCTGTTGAGAATCCGCTGGTGCAGACGCTCGCAGACGCTGTCAGTAAGCTGAAAGTGCCATGCGTTCTAGAGGCGGACAAGTGCCACCCACAAGATTTCGGAAACCCGGGCAGAGTGCGTCTGTTTCTGAAAGACGAAGGCCAGTCTACAACACCCTCTTTGTTCCAGAACAAGCGCATGCTCATGAAGCTTGTCGGGAAGTTTATGCAAGAGCACCCCACGATGCTGGAAAAACTGAAAGAAATTCCACTGGGCCCTGACGCGGAAGGCTACGAACCAAGAATGGTCCCCAAGGTGAAGGGTTTCGTAATGAACGAAATCGTGCCGATCCACAGTCCCTTCAGCATGGGTCATCCAATGGTCAAATCTATCTACGACGCTCCGGCGCCAGTTGCGGCATCCGAGAAGCCCTTGAAAGCGCCCAAGAATAAGTACAAGGTGGTGCGGAGATGA
- the RRN9 gene encoding Rrn9p (similar to uniprot|P53437 Saccharomyces cerevisiae YMR270C RRN9 Upstream activation factor subunit) encodes MNSSASEDDGPNKTSSTPSESRQLDRVEREVLKEANELLESLEHTHRGDLALHLYSTHLLKSVLKAANRKKFALETNTFIKTQIKDNWTSWPNPSTVIDPRTNSLFEDDVMHQGASRSLETGEISPAGLEHASSMVRAELNAVWQRSLAAMSSNAGITLDVDKMDVPPAIAHSIMDKMDLFFKGLHTTVAAPNKLKLSQLANSSQLQISEAQKTRDPVSMNRKIKLDYRDIIIRGCQMQEDMYEIYMKSLELYRDIPSKYRKEEFKLPKRELRKYSSRSRRVTEGSLIRKHDSRAGFVNAGKLLKQSGLDFETRTKLRLLLQKEADRSKDRKTFLWVKGYRKEQDEESGKDQDYSVDDLYVPLRRSVSREVRKSFGENEV; translated from the coding sequence ATGAACAGCAGCGCTTCAGAGGACGATGGTCCTAACAAAACATCAAGTACACCTTCAGAATCTCGGCAACTTGACCGGGTAGAGAGAGAGGTCTTGAAAGAGGCAAATGAGTTGCTAGAGTCTTTGGAACATACTCACAGAGGTGATTTGGCGCTGCACCTTTATTCAACACATTTGCTAAAAtcagttttgaaagcagcaAACAGGAAGAAGTTCGCGCTTGAAACCAACACATTTATCAAGACACAGATCAAGGACAACTGGACGAGTTGGCCGAATCCTAGCACAGTTATTGATCCACGAACTAATTCgcttttcgaagatgacgtTATGCACCAAGGGGCCTCTAGGAGCTTGGAAACAGGTGAAATCTCGCCTGCTGGTTTAGAGCATGCCTCCAGCATGGTCCGCGCGGAGCTAAATGCCGTATGGCAACGTTCTCTTGCAGCTATGTCTTCAAACGCTGGAATTACCTTAGACGTGGACAAAATGGACGTTCCCCCAGCAATAGCTCATTCGATTATGGACAAAATGgaccttttcttcaaaggtCTACATACTACCGTAGCCGCGCCcaacaagctgaagctATCTCAACTGGCCAACTCTAGCCAGCTGCAGATCTCAGAGGCCCAGAAAACCAGAGACCCTGTCTCCATGAATCGCAAAATCAAGCTCGACTACAGAGATATTATTATTCGTGGATGTCAAATGCAGGAAGATATGTATGAGATTTACATGAAGTCATTAGAGCTGTATCGTGATATCCCATCAAAATACAGGAAGGAAGAGTTTAAGCTGCCGAAGCGGGAACTACGGAAGTATAGCTCGAGAAGCCGGCGAGTAACAGAGGGATCCTTGATACGGAAACACGATTCGAGAGCCGGATTTGTGAATGCAGGGAAGCTGTTAAAGCAGAGCggtcttgattttgaaaccaGAACCAAGTTAAGGCTACTACTGCAGAAGGAAGCAGACCGCTCTAAAGACCGTAAGACATTTCTATGGGTCAAAGGGTATCGTAAAGAgcaggatgaagaaagcgGCAAGGATCAAGATTATTCTGTGGACGACTTATATGTTCCTTTGAGACGCAGTGTGTCACGCGAAGTTCGCAAAAGCTTCGGCGAAAACGAGGTCTAG
- the MDM1 gene encoding Mdm1p (weakly similar to uniprot|Q01846 Saccharomyces cerevisiae YML104C MDM1 Intermediate filament protein required for nuclear and mitochondrial transmission to daughter buds): MAKGRLRRTITFTFYAAIFLLCFSSLCRKLLLCAAVFQLAVKIPCGYKFELVREPSPKECPRPHGSAIHTSTSRAARQPIFPNNPEVSHEVELIIDSIVRDFVASWYQSISSDPQSPFLEELKSVLYTVFINLETAVSKVDLPEFAVLKVLPLVTKHFKAFRVAREKVTSRLLLKSSPSEGDVSFAVAVEFGRYYRVHPAISLGSEPLGVSLERYSREKALFILQRTLNDAELSSKFVQILGREILCCNVICPMLQRFVNADFWNDTVESVATTILRERTQVKEIRRVLSTQLDAPKFDIERRSLSQLESVDFPMNISIETNSKGFEKFLKCINSESTEQSLRAIKFSVLSQLLNLGQAKKAGKEEQLFKSRLLLSLNLLESRLEYLRKGSSEAPVLLNELASTQIDAFKRFLSSMSIDDVLSDEFCCNVFYEFLKENNKKGECCLKFWMRIDEFKNPLEDPSTDDLAMMSEGDVKGLHDACSDFFSSSNMPVMQTLNEQYAQDISDFCKAQICSNLRTAGELYPAARKSAMRMQALAHEYLQENCLPNFKASQSFSNMISTDSFHNTRLYTNFVFGSEGGRSRQEYRKFVAFPQQEVNDLDKVKESQEGEDEALHLKVKKSFSDIFGRNEEGVIFESKIFEDESSENENDSSEDYEQSDFSEEGNEISNSRVEISWPSSSMHGNRADLKSSIAELTISIDRLRKQLSLLDHLCLKADLTDSGSQLRLLKKSERSVTKEIYQKELLRQQLIVQENSNSLFRKCQVSIKSHLSDISQDTGKEVVYYIISVSHSNNDVITSWDTPRRYSEFYELNAYLRKRFSGLVKHLQNKDYFPEKIKMSLVYHVSKTFLYKERSVKLEKYLRNLLLISEVCQDQHFRRFLTQAGSTFRIKSTSKINEDRHSLLSRIDSVSSKMCDAKIASTASPNHVKSPELELKLEDEMFKVPGQGGAETDQIKKGNFIKPICDLFITLFSLNHSRSSWLRGRALLIVIQQLLGGTIEKYVKESIERISEKDNILKTVSKLRLTLWPDGVFYKKTQTQERPQKGGDELLASQKDAKAKLEMLLSETCGRVVGIRSSKKAGAEINAMFQNEYLNASFFLEVLDLVFAEAFANFA; this comes from the coding sequence ATGGCGAAAGGGCGCCTTCGGAGAACGATTACGTTCACATTCTATGCGGCGATATTTCTGCTGTGTTTCTCGAGCCTTTGCAGAAAGCTGTTACTCTGCGCTGCCGTTTTTCAATTGGCAGTAAAGATTCCGTGCGGTTATAAGTTTGAGCTCGTACGAGAACCCAGCCCAAAAGAGTGTCCCAGGCCTCATGGTTCAGCGATCCATACAAGTACATCGAGAGCTGCCCGGCAGCCTATTTTCCCTAACAATCCTGAAGTTTCCCATGAAGTGGAACTCATCATAGATAGTATTGTAAGGGACTTCGTTGCTTCATGGTACCAGTCCATAAGCAGTGATCCCCAGTCGCCCTTTTTAGAGGAGTTGAAGTCGGTACTGTACACTGTGTTTATTAATTTGGAAACAGCTGTTTCCAAGGTCGACTTGCCAGAATTCGCAGTCCTGAAAGTGCTTCCGCTTGTAACAAAGCATTTTAAGGCCTTCAGAGTGGCTCGCGAAAAAGTTACTAGCCGCTtgcttctgaaaagctCACCTTCAGAAGGAGATGTCTCTTTTGCAGTCGCAGTCGAATTTGGCAGATATTACAGGGTCCACCCTGCGATATCATTGGGATCAGAGCCTTTGGGAGTCAGCTTGGAACGCTACTCGAGggaaaaagctttgttcATACTACAGCGTACTCTAAATGACGCCGAACTGTCGTCGAAATTTGTCCAGATTCTGGGTCGCGAAATCCTCTGTTGTAATGTTATATGTCCTATGCTGCAAAGGTTTGTCAATGCTGACTTCTGGAATGACACTGTCGAGTCTGTAGCAACAACCATTTTGAGAGAGAGGACACAGGTCAAAGAAATCCGAAGGGTTTTATCAACGCAGTTGGACGCTCCAAAGTTCGACATAGAACGAAGATCTCTTTCGCAGTTAGAATCTGTTGATTTCCCAATGAATATAAGTATTGAAACAAACTCCAAAggttttgagaaattccTCAAGTGTATCAACAGCGAAAGCACGGAGCAGTCTCTCCGAGCCATCAAGTTCTCTGTGCTCTCACAGCTACTTAACCTGGGCCAGGCTAAAAAAGCtggcaaagaagaacaatTGTTTAAAAGTCGCCTACTGCTCTCTCTCAATCTTTTAGAAAGCCGACTAGAATACCTCAGGAAGGGATCATCTGAAGCGCCGGTTTTGCTTAACGAGCTTGCTTCGACTCAAATCGACGCTTtcaaaaggtttttgagTTCGATGTCAATTGACGATGTCCTTAGCGATGAGTTTTGTTGCAATGTCTTCTATGAATTTctcaaggaaaacaatAAAAAAGGCGAATGCTGTCTTAAATTCTGGATGCGAATTGATGAGTTTAAAAATCCTTTAGAAGATCCAAGTACTGATGACCTCGCTATGATGTCTGAAGGCGATGTTAAAGGCCTTCACGACGCTTGTAGCGATTTCTTTTCAAGTAGCAATATGCCTGTAATGCAAACTCTAAATGAGCAATACGCGCAAGACATCTCGGACTTCTGTAAAGCTCAGATCTGCAGCAACCTACGAACTGCTGGTGAGTTATATCCTGCTGCAAGAAAGAGCGCAATGCGCATGCAAGCTTTAGCTCATGAATATCTACAAGAGAATTGCCTTCCTAATTTCAAGGCCTCCCAATCCTTTAGTAATATGATATCAACAGACAGCTTTCATAACACAAGACTGTACACgaactttgtttttggtTCTGAAGGGGGGAGATCGAGGCAAGAGTACAGAAAATTTGTTGCATTTCCCCAACAGGAAGTTAATGACCTAGATAAAGTGAAAGAATCGCAAGAAGGCGAAGACGAGGCGCTTCATCTAAAAGTCAAGAAGTCCTTTTCTGATATCTTCGGAAGAAACGAAGAAGGGGTGATCTTCGAAAGcaagatctttgaagatgaatCATCtgaaaatgaaaacgacTCAAGTGAAGACTATGAACAATCGGATTTTTCCGAAGAAGGAAACGAGATTTCAAACTCCCGCGTTGAAATCTCTTGGCCTAGCTCTTCTATGCACGGAAACCGGGCAGATCTGAAAAGTTCTATCGCCGAACTCACTATATCCATTGACCGACTTAGAAAGCAGCTTTCACTTCTTGATCATCTCTGCCTTAAAGCTGACTTGACAGATAGCGGCTCCCAACTTAGattgctgaaaaaatcCGAGCGCTCCGTGACTAAAGAAATTTATCAAAAGGAACTTCTGAGGCAGCAGTTGATTGTGCAAGAAAACTCTAACAGTTTATTTCGAAAATGCCAAGTCTCCATCAAATCCCATTTAAGCGACATATCACAAGACACAGGGAAAGAAGTTGTCTACTATATTATAAGTGTTTCCCACTCCAACAATGATGTCATCACTTCGTGGGATACGCCGCGTAGATATAGCGAGTTTTATGAGCTTAATGCGTACTTAAGAAAGAGATTCAGTGGGCTTGTCAAGCATTTACAGAATAAAGATTATTTTCCTGAAAAGATAAAAATGTCGTTGGTTTACCATGTTTCTAAAACATTTCTCtacaaagaaagaagcgTCAAGCTAGAGAAATATTTGAGGAATCTATTGCTCATCTCTGAGGTTTGTCAGGACCAGCATTTCAGAAGGTTTCTTACCCAAGCAGGTTCAACATTTCGTATTAAAAGCACAAGTAAAATCAATGAAGACAGGCATTCATTGCTTTCACGAATAGATTCtgtctcttcaaagatgtGTGATGCAAAGATTGCGTCGACAGCGTCTCCAAACCATGTCAAGAGTCCCGAACTTGAAttgaagcttgaagatgaaatGTTCAAGGTCCCGGGGCAAGGTGGTGCAGAAACTGACCAAATAAAGAAAGGAAACTTTATCAAACCTATCTGCGACTTGTTTATTACTCTATTTTCGCTAAACCACTCCCGCTCAAGCTGGCTAAGAGGGAGAGCACTACTTATTGTAATACAACAACTATTGGGGGGCACGATCGAGAAGTACGTCAAGGAATCTATCGAAAGaatttcagaaaaagacaatattttgaaaacagtgAGCAAGCTGCGCTTAACCTTGTGGCCCGATGGCgttttttataaaaaaaCCCAGACTCAGGAGCGTCCTCAGAAGGGGGGAGATGAGCTCTTGGCCTCCCAAAAAGATGCCAAGGCCAAGCTGGAAATGCTTCTCTCTGAAACCTGTGGGCGAGTAGTTGGCAtaagaagctcaaaaaaggctGGTGCCGAAATTAACGCAATGTTTCAGAATGAATACCTGAATGCAagtttttttcttgaggtACTAGACCTCGTTTTCGCCGAAGCTTTTGCGAACTTCGCGTGA
- the TMA23 gene encoding Tma23p (some similarities with uniprot|Q03525 Saccharomyces cerevisiae YMR269W Nucleolar protein of unknown function) has translation MPYYSKKQINRAEKFRAMTWLRSKNFIINTQTESPNMDSKGYLQSYGWIEGEALRDGGLKRPILVKHKKDKKGLGSAPGHDDSEAWWERLFDGHLKGLNVSDTKDGNIRFEQKEVVAAGVSKKDSPLYRWFVQGEGLKGTIESAKEASRKRVRDESDENKGKKHRPTGEDKRDKNEKKHKEDKKHKKDKKVEKDKKDKKDKKDKKDKKDKKDKKDKKVKKVKKGKKEKKVKK, from the coding sequence ATGCCATACTACAGTAAAAAACAAATAAACcgagctgaaaaatttagaGCGATGACTTGGTTAAGatcaaagaactttatTATCAACACGCAAACAGAATCTCCCAACATGGATAGCAAGGGTTATCTGCAGTCCTATGGCTGGATCGAGGGTGAAGCTTTGAGAGATGGCGGTCTAAAGCGCCCGATCCTAGTCAAGCATaagaaagacaagaagGGCCTAGGTTCCGCGCCAGGTCACGATGACAGCGAAGCCTGGTGGGAGAGGCTTTTTGATGGGCATCTAAAAGGCCTCAATGTTAGTGATACAAAAGACGGGAACATCCGGTTCGAACAGAAAGAGGTCGTAGCTGCTGGGGTTTCGAAGAAGGACTCACCACTGTACAGATGGTTTGTGCAAGGAGAAGGCCTCAAGGGTACGATCGAGAGTGCCAAGGAGGCGAGTCGAAAGCGTGTCCGGGACGAAAGCGATGAAAATAAGGGAAAGAAGCATAGGCCTACCGGTGAGGACAAGAGGGACAAGAACGAGAAGAAACACAAGGAGGACAAGAAAcacaagaaggacaagaaagtcgagaaggacaagaaggataAGAAGGATAAGAAGGATAAGAAGGATAAGAAGGATAAGAAGGAtaagaaggacaagaaagTTAAGAAAGTCAAAAAGGggaagaaggagaagaaagtcaagaaataa
- the PRP24 gene encoding U6 snRNP complex subunit PRP24 (similar to uniprot|P49960 Saccharomyces cerevisiae YMR268C PRP24 Splicing factor that reanneals U4 and U6 snRNPs during spliceosome recycling), which produces MSADELTEPQLKRRLSDASNTDETSTEKKPRAEPKKYREYTTVIVRNLPQSYNFHKVRKLFNSCGKVGHVDVHTSTDGQCKVARIEFENYSDVLSALTKSGKVLGGNEIEVEELSKSTLWATNFPPTYDQGKLMQLFGQFGGTVLSVRLPSLRFDSRRRFAYIDMASKQEASLALEKLDGVEIENYKMIVKLSQPSNAAARTDKAVIERRQVLVRNLNYNTNEAALSAIFAKFGHVEQINLPRTRENKHGEIDTKGETKERLNEGFAFITFSDASCARSSLSLNGTEIDNRILDVTLADRRPYLERQKVKHIMASKNQDGSVLGIYPLSDKIPTPQIRCFIVEQAKVKKEDIKKIYLVPDHEGALVVARSGPIAAKISLSIHGSLFNKRTIMCCSPKELQRQVHARYGRSSTKQRTHEDSKDIEITRSAPPLEGEKKMNNEDFRKLFLGA; this is translated from the coding sequence ATGAGTGCTGATGAACTTACTGAACCTCAGTTGAAGAGAAGGCTGTCAGACGCCTCAAATACAGACGAGACAAGCACTGAAAAGAAACCACGAGCAGAGCCCAAAAAATATCGTGAGTATACAACAGTTATCGTACGCAATTTACCCCAAAGCTACAACTTTCACAAGGTACGAAAGCTATTTAATAGTTGTGGGAAAGTGGGACACGTAGATGTGCATACGTCCACCGATGGGCAATGTAAGGTTGCGAGGATTGAGTTCGAGAATTATAGTGACGTCCTTTCAGCTTTAACCAAGTCAGGAAAAGTCTTGGGCGGAAATGAGatcgaagttgaagagCTTAGTAAGTCAACGCTTTGGGCAACGAACTTCCCACCAACATATGATCAGGGAAAGCTTATGCAGCTTTTCGGCCAATTTGGAGGGACTGTATTGAGTGTGCGCCTGCCTTCTTTAAGGTTCGACTCCCGTAGGAGATTCGCTTACATTGACATGGCCTCTAAACAGGAAGCCTCGCTTGCCTTGGAAAAGTTAGATGGTGTTGAGATTGAAAACTACAAAATGATAGTCAAACTATCTCAGCCTTCAAatgcagcagcaagaacCGATAAAGCCGTTATAGAGCGGAGACAAGTCCTTGTAAGGAACTTGAACTATAACACTAACGAAGCAGCTCTTTCTGCGATATTTGCGAAGTTTGGCCACGTTGAACAAATAAACCTTCCCCGTACTCGCGAAAACAAGCATGGGGAAATAGACACCAAAGGTGAAACCAAGGAAAGGTTGAATGAAGGTTTTGCGTTTATTACTTTCTCGGACGCTAGCTGCGCTCGCTCTTCATTGTCGTTGAACGGAACCGAGATTGACAATAGAATTCTTGATGTCACTTTGGCTGACAGGAGGCCATATCTTGAGCGTCAAAAGGTGAAGCATATTATGGCCAGCAAGAATCAAGATGGAAGTGTTCTAGGCATATATCCTTTGAGCGACAAAATTCCCACGCCCCAAATTCGTTGCTTTATAGTCGAGCAAGCGAAAGTTAAGAAAGAGgatatcaaaaaaatttacCTTGTTCCAGACCACGAAGGCGCGCTGGTCGTTGCCAGAAGTGGGCCTATAGCTGCAAAAATATCGTTATCCATTCATGGATCACTTTTTAACAAAAGAACGATCATGTGCTGCTCACCCAAAGAGTTACAGAGACAAGTCCATGCCCGGTACGGTAGGAGCAGTACCAAACAGAGAACTCACGAAGACTCAAAAGACATCGAAATTACCAGGAGTGCGCCGCCTCTCGAGGGGGAaaaaaagatgaacaaCGAAGACTTTCGGAAGTTATTTTTAGGTGCCTAA